One Rosa chinensis cultivar Old Blush chromosome 3, RchiOBHm-V2, whole genome shotgun sequence DNA window includes the following coding sequences:
- the LOC112195206 gene encoding UPF0481 protein At3g47200, with the protein MILGHSLLSFGKLRSMADGIDQELVDFESLHETVSIGSFIHKQPESEISFTQKMYRKKLKWTTEIEEKLHNVRPWNLGIYRVPNRLRQVNEDAYSPHVVSIGPFHRHKPNLVAMREHKLRYALYFFKQAQEIAQKRALSFSFGSRESSECMREWATAIYDSDAEVRGSYAEDMSNIDQEELAEIMLVDGCFILELFIRFYLYVHGKLEGPESDPILESAWMIADLRHDLSLLENQIPLFIIHDLYDAISGHQILVDNDLPPPHGLALHFFQPVSLKAIIVTEWRHEHKHLLDILHKFYFLPTKTTDLSMRLNMELIPEEQRLRAVQKNKVWGFNYCASELLESGVEFGIGSSQDQLLDITFREGVIRIPPLFIDETTSSLLRNLIAYEQCSLSSTHGVTSYACLMKSLIDSSRDSNLLQEKGITKYHHWIGGEDEYLTQIFRSILDEVVVKEFHFRTLCDEVNEYCTSWFHLRKLKVFLRVRIQRYRKLLFSTYFSSPWSFISFMAALTILLLTSLQTYYSIHTARNIN; encoded by the exons ATGATACTTGGCCATTCACTTTTGTCTTTTGGCAAGCTTAGATCGATGGCGGACGGTATTGATCAAGAGCTTGTGGACTTCGAAAGTCTG CACGAAACCGTCAGCATTGGATCCTTTATACATAAACAGCCAGAGAGCGAGATAAGCTTTACCCAAAAGATGTATCGAAAGAAACTTAAGTGGACCACCGAAATCGAAGAAAAGCTCCACAATGTGCGGCCGTGGAACTTGGGCATCTACAGAGTTCCAAATAGACTTCGTCAAGTTAATGAGGATGCCTACAGCCCTCATGTTGTCTCCATCGGTCCTTTCCATCGACACAAGCCTAACCTAGTAGCCATGAGAGAGCACAAGTTGCGTTATGcactatatttctttaagcaagCACAAGAAATAGCACAAAAACGAGCTCTAAGTTTCAGCTTTGGATCGCGCGAGTCTTCCGAATGCATGAGAGAGTGGGCGACTGCTATTTATGATTCGGACGCAGAGGTTCGTGGAAGCTACGCTGAAGATATGAGCAACATTGATCAGGAGGAACTAGCAGAAATAATGTTGGTCGATGGTTGCTTCATATTAGAACTTTTCATCAGGTTTTACCTATACGTGCACGGGAAGTTAGAAGGCCCTGAATCTGATCCAATTCTAGAAAGTGCTTGGATGATTGCAGATCTACGGCACGATCTGTCATTGCTTGAAAACCAAATCCCCTTATTTATTATACATGATTTGTATGATGCTATCAGTGGTCATCAGATTCTTGTCGACAATGATTTGCCTCCGCCACATGGTCTTGCTCTTCATTTCTTTCAACCTGTGAGCCTCAAGGCAATCATTGTAACAGAGTGGAGACATGAGCACAAGCATTTGCTGGATATCTTGCACAAGTTCTATTTCCTTCCGACTAAAACTACGGACTTGTCTATGAGGCTCAATATGGAATTGATCCCTGAGGAGCAGCGTCTTAGGGCAGTCCAAAAGAATAAAGTATGGGGATTCAACTATTGTGCCTCCGAACTTTTGGAATCTGGAGTTGAGTTTGGCATTGGCTCCAGCCAGGACCAGTTGCTGGACATAACTTTCCGTGAGGGAGTAATCAGAATTCCGCCACTGTTTATTGACGAGACGACGAGTTCATTGTTGAGGAACCTGATTGCTTATGAGCAATGCAGTCTTAGTAGCACGCATGGCGTTACATCATATGCCTGCCTCATGAAGAGTCTCATCGATTCCTCGCGGGATAGCAATCTGCTTCAGGAGAAGGGGATAACAAAATATCACCACTGGATTGGAGGTGAAGATGAATATTTGACTCAAATATTCAGAAGCATACTAGATGAAGTTGTTGTCAAGGAATTCCATTTTAGAACCTTGTGCGATGAAGTGAATGAATACTGTACGTCCTGGTTTCATCTGAGAAAACTCAAAGTATTTCTGAGGGTGCGGATTCAAAGATATAGGAAGCTCCTTTTCAgcacttatttttcttctccatggAGTTTCATATCATTCATGGCAGCGCTCACCATTCTCCTTCTCACATCTTTGCAGACATACTATTCCATACACACAGCTCGTAATATCAATTAA
- the LOC112193251 gene encoding probable protein phosphatase 2C 51, which produces MEEDSSSGVRLICFSLILALITTTSAASYDESSSTCLTLYEQGGAPAVFQSPKCPRWKRADSLQRCQTAVRRGRRNRLEDRALCALDLRIPFPGELGIKEVKVGIVAVFDGHNGAEASDMASKLLLEYFVLHTYFLLDSPYYSDASNKYSRTEILQTGGELYTSNGVFRSYQLDVARFNPSLKAKFDDSRHFDILKEALLRAVHDIDAKFSMEASWKNLVSGTTASIILLADGHILVANIGDSKAFLCSEKFQSPAEAKAAYLRYRRERRNGAISSPLGNYKKNFELASSSSGLVQLSVKELTRDHHPDRDDEKFRVETAGGYVELGGVPRVNGQLAISRSIGDISFKSFGVISTPELTDWQPLTVNDTYLVAASDGVFEKQSLQDVCDLLWEARSYDSRRSEFSSSPCSYSLANCIVNAALDKGSMDNVAAVVVPMISTWFFESFFMEGSVSERDRNCEALGLQSSTDECTANDFNYEL; this is translated from the exons ATGGAAGAAGACAGCTCCTCCGGAGTTCGCCTAATCTGTTTTTCCTTAATACTAGCCCTAATTACGACGACGTCGGCAGCCTCTTACGACGAGTCGTCGTCGACGTGTTTGACGCTTTACGAACAAGGCGGTGCTCCCGCGGTTTTCCAATCCCCAAAATGCCCTCGCTGGAAGCGCGCCGATTCCCTCCAGCGTTGCCAGACCGCCGTGCGTCGAGGTCGGAGAAACCGCCTCGAGGATCGTGCTCTTTGCGCTCTCGACCTTCGTATTCCATTTCCTG GTGAATTAGGGATTAAGGAGGTTAAAGTTGGGATTGTGGCTGTTTTTGATGGGCATAATGGTGCTGAAGCCAGTGATATGGCCTCAAAGCTTTTATTGGAGTATTTCGTTTTGCATAcctattttcttcttgattcaCCTTATTATTCTGATGCATCGAATAAATATTCAAGAACAGAAATATTGCAAACTGGTGGAGAACTTTATACTTCAAATGGTGTATTCCGATCGTATCAATTGGATGTTGCAAG GTTTAATCCTTCTTTGAAAGCAAAGTTTGATGATTCGCGtcattttgatattttgaaaGAAGCATTGTTGAGAGCAGTTCATGATATTGATGCAAAATTTTCTATG GAAGCATCTTGGAAAAATCTTGTATCTGGTACTACAGCCTCGATTATATTACTTGCTGATGGCCATATTTTAGTTGCCAATATTGGAGACTCAAAGGCTTTTCTGTGCTCAGAAAAATTTCAATCTCCTGCAGAGGCTAAAG CCGCTTATTTGAGATACAGGCGGGAAAGGCGTAATGGTGCCATATCATCTCCCTTAGGAAACTATAAGAAAAACTTTGAATtggcttcctcctcctctgggTTGGTGCAGCTTTCTGTTAAGGAATTGACGAGAGATCATCATCCAGACAGAGATGATGAAAAATTCCGCGTGGAAACTGCTGGTGGCTATGTGGAATTGGGTGGTGTGCCTCGAGTAAATGGTCAGCTGGCTATTTCCAGATCTATTGGCGATATTTCCTTCAAAAG TTTCGGCGTTATATCTACACCAGAGTTGACCGACTGGCAACCCCTGACTGTAAACGATACCTATCTCGTTGCTGCATCTGATGGAGTTTTTGAGAAGCAGAGTCTGCAGGATGTTTGTGATTTATTGTGGGAAGCTCGGAGTTATGATTCTAGGAGATCGGAGTTCTCTTCCTCGCCTTGTTCATACTCATTAGCCAACTGCATCGTGAATGCTGCACTCGACAAGGGCAGCATGGATAATGTGGCAGCTGTTGTCGTTCCAATGATATCTACTTGGTTTTTTGAAAGTTTTTTCATGGAAGGATCAGTTTCAGAGAGGGACAGAAACTGTGAAGCATTAGGACTACAAAGTTCCACTGATGAGTGCACAG CTAATGACTTCAATTATGAGTTATGA